Proteins encoded by one window of Plectropomus leopardus isolate mb unplaced genomic scaffold, YSFRI_Pleo_2.0 unplaced_scaffold12635, whole genome shotgun sequence:
- the LOC121963813 gene encoding succinate dehydrogenase [ubiquinone] iron-sulfur subunit, mitochondrial-like has translation MTKQRTEVSCVTVPQAYRWMIDSRDEFTEERLSKLQDPFSLYRCHTIMNCTKTCPKGLNPGKAIAEIKKMMATYKEKKAAAS, from the exons ATGACTAAGCAAAGAACAGAAGTCAGCTGTGTCACTGTCCCACAGGCATACCGGTGGATGATTGACTCCCGTGATGAATTCACTGAGGAGCGTCTGTCCAAACTTCAGGACCCCTTCTCGCTCTACCGCTGCCACACTATCATGAACTGCACTAAGACGTGTCCCAAG GGACTCAACCCAGGAAAGGCCATTGCGGAGATTAAGAAAATGATGGCGACCTACAAAGAGAAGAAAGCAGCAGCGTCGTGA